CCGCCAGGTAAAAAGCCTCGACGGTCATCGAAAAGGCCTCCTGAACTCCGGCGGGAGCAAGGACGATCGTCTCGAAGTTGCCTCCATGAGTGGGATACCGGCTGAGGTAAAACTCCCCCTGACCGGGCGCGCCTGTTATGCCGCTCACCGGGCCGACTCGCTGGGAGTTGACGACCACCACCGGAACTTCGCTGCCGATGGCCCAGCCGTAAGGGTCGGAGAAGAGCACGTACCCCGGGCCGGAGGTCGCGGTCATGGCTTTGAGCCCGCCCAGGGCCCCTCCGATGCAGATGTGAAAGGAAGCCGTTTCGTCCTCGGCCTGAATGTAATAACCGCCGACCTGAGGCATTCGGCGGGACATATTTTCCGCAATTTCCGTGGCGGGCGTGATGGGATACCCGGAAAAGAGCCGGCAGCCCGCCATGACGGCGCCCTCGGTGATGGCCGCGTTGCCCGTGTCAAAAAGCCTTTTCACGCGATGGCCCCCTTCGCATCCGCATCCGCCCCAAAGGCGGGCAGGACGTCAAGGCAGAAGTCCGGACAAACAAAGACGCATTTCATGCAGCCGACGCATTTTTCCGGAGCGTTCGCCCGGTAAATTCTGTAGCCTTTCGCGTTCAAATCCGGACTCGGTTCGCAGACTCCCCTGGGGCAGACGATTCGGCAGTATCCGCAGCCTTTGCAGCCTTCGGGATCCAGGTCCACAATGTACGACGTCTTCATAATCTTTCGGCCTCCGGAAGGTTCAGATAGCGCTCGACGAGCCTGAGCCTCTGAATTTTTCCACTGGGCCCCCTGGGAAATTCCTCAGCGGGGTAAATACGCCGGGGTATTTTAAACGCGCTCAACCTATTCCGGCAAAAGGCTTTGACGTCCTCTTCGCTGAACGCCGCGCCCTCACGGAAGCGCACAAAGGCGACGACCTCCTCTCCGTAGAGCGAGTGAGGCACGCCCACCGCGGCCGCCAATTCCACCCCGGGGCACAGGTACAGCACTTCGTCTATTTCACGGGGAGAAATCATCTCTCCGGCCCGATTGATCAGCTCTTTCTTTCTGCCCTGCAAAAATAAATAACCGTCCTCGTCGAAACGGCCAAGGTCGCCGGTGAAAAACCAGGAATCCCGGAACTGCGCCGCCGTGGCCTCCGGATTTTTGAAGTACCCGCCGGCGATGTTTGCGCCCCGAACCGCCACCTCCCCCACAATTCCCGGCGGCGCTTCACTTCCATCCTCCAGAACGATTTTGATCTCGCTGCCGAAGGGAATTCCCACCGATCCCGCTTTGTGAGGCGCCGGAGGCAGAGGGTTGCTCGTGATCTGGCTTCCCCCTTCGGATATTCCGTAGGATTCAATCACCGGAACGCCGTAACGCTCTTCGAATTCCCTCAGCACCGCCTCCGGCAGGGCCGAAGACGCGGACCGCGCGAAACGCAGGCGGCAGGTCTCCGCTGCTTCTTCGCCCCGGCTCAAAAGAATCGAGTAGATGGTGGGAACCGCGCTGAACCACGTGACCCTGTGCGATGCCGCCCAACGCCAGAAAGAATGCGCGCTGAACCTGGGCGGCATGACGACTTCGTGTCCGACAAAAAGCGGAGTCAGGAGAGTGACCACCAGACCGTTGACATGGTGGAGCGGCAGCAGGCATAAAACTTTGTCCTCTCCGGTGAGTTGGTGCGCCTCCTGAATGTTGACGCACTCCGCAATCAGGTTTCCGTGGGTGAGGACGACGCCCTTCGGCGCGCCTGTGGTGCCGGACGTGTAAAGAAGTAAAGCCGTGTCCTCCGGCAGGTCGTCCTCCTTTTCGCCGTCGCGGCCTCCGGAGGAGAGAGCGAAAAGCAGCATACGCACCGGTCCGGATGCGATAGTTTCCACTTTAACGCCTTCTTTGACGCCTTCAGGCAGTTTCTTTTCGAGCGCCTCTCCCAGAGAATCGGCGGCCAGCAGAAAACGCGCGCCGGAGTTTTTCAGAAGAAATTCCATTTCCCTGGACGCGCTTTCGGGGTTGAGGGGAACCGCCACGCCTCCGCCGGCGACTGCGGACAAAAAGGCGACCGAGGCTCCTATGCCATTGTGAAACGCCAGAGCGACACGATCTTTTTTCCGAAGTCCCAGGCGTTTGAGATTTTGGCTCACGTCCCCGACGGCGCGGCCGAGTTCTCCGAAAGAAAGGGTTTTGCCCTCCGGCTCGCTCAAAAACGTCCGGTTTCCATCTTCTTTTGCCCGCAGCTCGACCAATTCGCCAAGATTTTTTATTTTCATATCAAAATTCATATTAAAATTCATATTGAAAAATCCTCCTCCACGTCCTGGTCGTCGAAAAATTCCTGAAGAATGGATTTACGAATGTTCACAAATTCGTAACTGCTGCGGTTGCGGGGACGCGGCAGGTCCACCCTGATCTCCCGTTTGATGGTTCCCGGGCGGCTCGACATCACGATAACCCGATCGCCCAGGTAAATCGCCTCGTCGATGTCGTGGGTGACAAGAATCATGGTCATTCGCCTGAACTCTCGAATGCGAAGTATTTCCCTCTGCATGTGGATTCTCGTCAAAGCGTCCAGCGCCCCGAAGGGCTCGTCCAGCAAAAGGATCTTCGGTTCTTCGATCAGGGCGCGCACGATGCTGACGCGCTGCTGCATGCCTCCCGAAAGCTGGTGCGGATACGCGTCGGCGAAACCTTCCAGCCCCACGAGTTTCAGGTATTGCATAACCAGATCGCGTTTTTCTTTTTTGGAAAGTTTTTTCCGGTTCGACTCGCTGATGCCGAACGTCACGTTCTCCGTGACGTTGAGCCAGGGAAACAGTCTGGATTCCTGAAAAACCATTCCGCGGTCGTAACCGGGAGAGTGAATTTCCTCGCCGTTGCTGACGATGGTTCCCTCTTCGCAGCTTTCGAGCCCGGCGATCATGCGGAGCAAAGTACTCTTACCGCAGCCGCTGGCGCCCACGATGCTCAAAAATTCCCGCGGCTGCACCGTGAGATCGATGCCGCTGAGAGCCCTCACCTCTCCGAACTCGATGGAGAACGTCTTGCCCAGCCGCGAAATGACCAGGCCGCCTTCTTTTGGATGCGCCGGCTGCGTCGTCATGCGTTCACGTTCCACCGCAGCAATCGGCTCTCCGCGAAGCGCAAAAAGCGGTTGATTGCCCAGCCGATCACCCCTATTGTGAAAACGCCCACCAGCATATTCGCAGGTTGAGCGAGTTCCCGGGAGTAGGAAATGAAAAACCCCAAACCGGAGGAGGCCGCGATCATTTCCGCGCCGATGACGCTTATCCACGCCGTTCCCACTCCGATGCGCAGTCCCGTGAAGATGCCAGGGGACGCGGCCGGGAGCACCACCTTCATGATGACGTTCATTCGGGATTTCATGAAGAGAGTGGAAACTTCAATATACTTTTTATCCACATGGCGAATGCCGTCCATGACGTTAATGAGCACGGACCAAAAGGTGCCGATCGCGATGACGATGATTTTGGAACGCTCCCCAATGCCCGACCACAGAATCAACACCGGAACCCAGGCGATGATGGGGACCGGCCGCAGGATTTCAATCAGAAACCGCATCGATTTTTCGAAGGGCGGGAACAAACCCATCAAAGTCCCCAGCACAATTCCCAGCACGGCCCCCGCCGAGTAACCAAACAGGACTCTCCGCAGGCTCGCCGCGATGTTTTTTTGCAGGCCGCCTCCAGTTATCTGCCTGACCAGCGAACCTAAAATCCTCCCGGGAGACGGCAGGATCGTCGTGTTGACCATGCCCTGCCTGCAGGCCAGCTCCCAGATGACGATCAAAATCACCGGAAGGATCAGGCTGAAAAAAAATAAATCGGAAAAATTTTTCTTCTTCATAATAAATCCCACCACAACGAAAAAATTAAAAGGTTATATGTAATTTCCATAGCTCAACTGCCGCTCCCGGGCGAAACGCCCGGCGTAAAAAGCCGCTCCCAGCGCTCCCGCGTACGTGGCGTCCAGGGAGGAGTCTCCCATCTTCACCTCCAGAACTTCCTCCAGCGCCTCTCGCATACCCGGATTGTTCGCCGTCCCGCCGGTAAAAAGAACGGTGGGCTCCAGACCGATTTTGCGCATCAGGCTCCTGATTCTGCGCGCCGTGGCCAGGTGAATGCCGGCGGCGATGTCCTCCCGGCTCACCCCTCCCGCTTTCAGCGAAATGACCTCCGACTCGGCGAACACGACGCACTGACTGCTGATTTCGGCGGGATGACTCGACCGCAGCGCGCAGTTTCCCAGCTCGTCCAGCTCGATTTCCAGAAGCTGAGCCACTTTTTCGAGGAAACGGCCCGTGCCGGCGGCGCATTTGTCATTCATGATAAACTCCACCACTTTGCCGCTGTCCGGCTCAACCCTGATGGCTTTGGAGTCCTGTCCGCCGATGTCGATGACCGTCCTCGTCGCCGGGTTCAAAATGTGTGCTCCCATGGCGTGGCAGGAGATCTCGGTGAGTATCCGGGACGGAATGTCGTCGAACCGCAGCGTGATCCGTCCGTAACCCGTGCTCACCAGACAGGCCAGGTCCGTCCTTTTCAGGTTCGCGGCATCCAGAAGCCGTTGCAGCACGCTGTCGGCAGTTTCCCTGTTCGAGACGCCGCTCGCCTCAAGAGCGGCGGTGGCGGCGCCGTCGGCGAGGAGAACCCCCTTCGTGGCCCGAGACCCTATGTCCAGCCCCACCGTCGGGCCATGATCGAACATATCTTCGAACAGATCTTCGCGGATGTTTTCCAGAACGTGTTTGGAAACTGACATGACGATCGCTCCCTCCAACCCCTGCTCTGCCGCTCAGGAAAGCATTTCCACAAAAGCCCTGACCCTCGTGACCAGCTGTCCCGTGGGCGGCCCGACCTGAAAAGTTCCATCTATGGAAATGGAAGGAATATTCCGCTTACGAAAATATTCCCGCTTGAGTTCGACGTCGATGCTTCCAAAGGAGCAGCCGACATACCCGTACA
This Synergistaceae bacterium DNA region includes the following protein-coding sequences:
- a CDS encoding 4Fe-4S binding protein, with the protein product MKTSYIVDLDPEGCKGCGYCRIVCPRGVCEPSPDLNAKGYRIYRANAPEKCVGCMKCVFVCPDFCLDVLPAFGADADAKGAIA
- a CDS encoding AMP-binding protein, encoding MNFNMNFDMKIKNLGELVELRAKEDGNRTFLSEPEGKTLSFGELGRAVGDVSQNLKRLGLRKKDRVALAFHNGIGASVAFLSAVAGGGVAVPLNPESASREMEFLLKNSGARFLLAADSLGEALEKKLPEGVKEGVKVETIASGPVRMLLFALSSGGRDGEKEDDLPEDTALLLYTSGTTGAPKGVVLTHGNLIAECVNIQEAHQLTGEDKVLCLLPLHHVNGLVVTLLTPLFVGHEVVMPPRFSAHSFWRWAASHRVTWFSAVPTIYSILLSRGEEAAETCRLRFARSASSALPEAVLREFEERYGVPVIESYGISEGGSQITSNPLPPAPHKAGSVGIPFGSEIKIVLEDGSEAPPGIVGEVAVRGANIAGGYFKNPEATAAQFRDSWFFTGDLGRFDEDGYLFLQGRKKELINRAGEMISPREIDEVLYLCPGVELAAAVGVPHSLYGEEVVAFVRFREGAAFSEEDVKAFCRNRLSAFKIPRRIYPAEEFPRGPSGKIQRLRLVERYLNLPEAERL
- a CDS encoding ABC transporter ATP-binding protein; translated protein: MERERMTTQPAHPKEGGLVISRLGKTFSIEFGEVRALSGIDLTVQPREFLSIVGASGCGKSTLLRMIAGLESCEEGTIVSNGEEIHSPGYDRGMVFQESRLFPWLNVTENVTFGISESNRKKLSKKEKRDLVMQYLKLVGLEGFADAYPHQLSGGMQQRVSIVRALIEEPKILLLDEPFGALDALTRIHMQREILRIREFRRMTMILVTHDIDEAIYLGDRVIVMSSRPGTIKREIRVDLPRPRNRSSYEFVNIRKSILQEFFDDQDVEEDFSI
- a CDS encoding ABC transporter permease; this translates as MKKKNFSDLFFFSLILPVILIVIWELACRQGMVNTTILPSPGRILGSLVRQITGGGLQKNIAASLRRVLFGYSAGAVLGIVLGTLMGLFPPFEKSMRFLIEILRPVPIIAWVPVLILWSGIGERSKIIVIAIGTFWSVLINVMDGIRHVDKKYIEVSTLFMKSRMNVIMKVVLPAASPGIFTGLRIGVGTAWISVIGAEMIAASSGLGFFISYSRELAQPANMLVGVFTIGVIGWAINRFLRFAESRLLRWNVNA
- a CDS encoding acyl-CoA dehydratase activase yields the protein MSVSKHVLENIREDLFEDMFDHGPTVGLDIGSRATKGVLLADGAATAALEASGVSNRETADSVLQRLLDAANLKRTDLACLVSTGYGRITLRFDDIPSRILTEISCHAMGAHILNPATRTVIDIGGQDSKAIRVEPDSGKVVEFIMNDKCAAGTGRFLEKVAQLLEIELDELGNCALRSSHPAEISSQCVVFAESEVISLKAGGVSREDIAAGIHLATARRIRSLMRKIGLEPTVLFTGGTANNPGMREALEEVLEVKMGDSSLDATYAGALGAAFYAGRFARERQLSYGNYI